The window CAGAAACCGGGTTGAGCATATTGTTCCATTGGTGACAGATTTAATTTGTCTTCAATGGATATTGGAATGGATTATTTCAATTGCTTCAGCCAATCACGAACACCACGGTACACTTTATCTGCAACTGCCTTGTGAAACTTAGGATCACGAATACGTTGTTCATCTTCCGGATTACTCAGAAAAGCAACTTCCACTAAGGTATTGGGAAAGTCGGTTGGTGCATTCAACATGAAATTGAAATTACCCACATTGGCAAACTCATTCAATTCCAGTTCCAGCATACGATTTAAAACAGCTGTGCTGAGTGGTCTAAAACCAATATGCTTGTAATATGTACTTACGCCTTTTACTTCAGGCTTACCGGATGAATTCAAATGGAAGCTGATTAGGATATGCGGCTTTTGTTCCTGCAGCCACAATACCCTATCTACATTGTTGATGCTGGTATCATTGCTGCGCACCATGATGGTGCTAACACCTTTGCGCTTAAGCTGCTTTTCGAAAGCTTTTGCAAACAACAGTGTGTATTCTTTTTCAAGAATACCTGTATTAATACCTTTTGCGCCGGTATTGGTACCACCGTGACCAGCATCAATAGCAATCACCAAATCGCTGATGTGTTTTGGATTAGGTTGTCTGCGTACACGTACTTGTAAAGACTTACCTCTGTAGCCAATGCTGTATCCCCAATGCTGTTGATGTACTAACTCAATCGTTATGCGCACCACATCATCTTCTACCTGATTGAAATACACATTCTTCACTTCTTTCAGTGAACGAAACTGCGTAATCCAGTTACTATTACTCTGTACCCCATATACATCCAACATGATTTTTGCTGGTGCAATTTCCATCCAGCTTTTGTAAGGGAGTTTCTCATCCATACTCAGTGCAAGCAAATCCACCATTTCAGTTTCGTTACCGCGTGTACTCCAGGAATTGAGCAAGTAAAATGGCTTTTGCTTAAGTGCCGTATCCTTACTGATGTATTGCTTTTCAAGATAAGCACTATGGTATTGTGATAATTGTACTTTATACAAATCATCTGCTGAGTCAACCACTTTCAACAGAATGCCTGTATCGATATAGCCCATCTTAGCGCCTCCCAAACGATCATCCCCCAAGCCATAGGCCAGCATGGGTAGTTTGCCAACAGATTTACCCAGCCAATAAGCAGGTTTATTTCCGTTTTGTGCTGTTGCAAGCGTCGTCATCAACAACAGCAATGCTGTACAGCAATGCTTCATGTAGGGGGTTTTAGGATTACTAAATATAAAAAGACCACCTCGTTTCACAAAACAAGGTGGTCTATAATTTATCTTAATGGTTGCTTTAGAAGCAATAGCTGTTCTTCGCAATCATTTCTTCAGCAATACGTCTGCGGGCTGCAATGGCATTGAAAGGCTCCACTTTGGTGAAACGCTTCAGACCAATATGCATCATGCGCAGCTCATCGCCTTCTGCAAATCTGTTCAATGCATCCTTACCTGCTTTGTTGATACGGTCGGCAGCATCATAGAGATAAGTACGCATCATATCTGCTTGAAGGCTGTTGGTATTACCTGTAGCATCCGCCATTTTCATCACACGCAGTAAGGCGCTTTCTGCATTAAAAGTTTGAATAGCCATATCCGCAATCGCCATCAATACTTCCTGTTCTTTCTCTAATTGCATCATCAGCTTTTGAACAGCAGCACCGGCAACCATCAGGATGGCTTTCTTAAAATTGTTGATGTATTTCACTTCTTTAGCGAATGCACCTTCCTCTTCTGCGCCGAAATCTGGAATGCTCATCAGCTCTTTCTGAACATTCATGGCAGGTGTCATCAGATCCAACTTACCCTTCATGGCACGCTTTAATACCATATCCACGGTCAACAAACGGTTGATCTCATTGGTACCTTCATAGATACGATTGATACGGCTGTCGCGATATGCTTTAGAGATGATGTATTCATCGCTGAAGCCATTACCACCATGAATTTGTACGCCTTCATCCACCACATAATCCAACACTTCACTGCCATCAACTTTCAGCATAGCGCACTCAATGGCATACTCTTCCGCTGCACCTAACAAAGCATCAGCGAAAGCTTTGCCTGATTGCATCAATTCATGTTCTTTATCATCGATCAATTTAGCAGAACGGTAGAGTGCGCTTTCACACACCCAGATACGGATAGCCATTTCAGCAAGCTTATGCTTGATAGCGCCAAACTTGGCAATTGGCATCTTAAACTGCTCTCTGGTAACTGCGTACTGAACAGAAGTAGTTGCTGCATGCTTGGAACCACCAAGGGCTGCTGCACACAGTTTCAAACGACCAATATTCAGGATATTGAAAGCGATTACATGGCCTTTACCGATTTCACCTAGTACATTTTCAACAGGCACTTTACAATCCTGGAAGTACAACTGCACAGTGGAAGAACCTTTGATACCCATTTTGTGCTCTTCTGCACCTTGGGTAAAGCCTTCCATACCACGCTCTACAATGAAGCCGGTGAATTTATCACCGTCAATCTTTGCGAATACGGTGTACACATCTGCAAAACCACCGTTGGTGATCCAGCATTTTTGTCCATTCAGGATATAGTACTTACCATCTTCACTTAATTTGGCTGTAGTCTTGGCACCCAATGCATCAGAACCACTGTTGGGCTCTGTTAAGCCATAAGCACCCTTCCACTCACCACTGGCAAGCTTGGGAATATATTTTTGCTTCTGCGCTTCTGTACCAAAGTAGAGAATAGGCAGTGTACCGATACCGGTATGTGCGGCAATAGCAACAGAGAAAGAATGTCCGCCACCCAAACCTTCATTCACAATGGTGGAAGTAATAAAGTCCTTGTTGAGTCCGCCGTATTCTTCCGGAAAAGAGGTAGAGAGCAAACCCTGCTCACCCGCTTTTTCCAGCAGCGATGGCATCAGGCCCGGCTCCAGTTTGTCGATACGCTCAACGATGGGCAATACTTCTGTCTGCAGAAATTGCTGACACATGTCCATCACCATGCGTTGTTCCTCATTGAAATCCTCCGGTGTGAAGGTGTTGAACGGATTACTTTCCTTGATCAGCCACTCCCCACCTTTCAGGGCAGCAGCCTGCTGTGTTGTGGTACTCATGGTACTTACTATTTAAAAGTTTTATATCAGGTTATCGTATACACGTTGTAATACCTGCCTAACCGTTTCTATCTCTGTCTTGGTAACACCAACCAATGCTTCATCCATGGTTTGGTTAGCGAGATCAATGGTAATCTGTTGCAAGCCTCTTGCAGCTTCTGTTAAACAAACCAGGTTAATGCGTCTGTCTGTTTTTGAAGGCATGCGCTTCACGAGGTTTTGTTTCTCCAGATTATCAATGAGTCTGGTGATGCTGGGCTTATCGCGGAAAGTGCGGTTGCACAATTCCTGCTGGCTCAAGCAATCTTCCTTCCACAAGTGATAGAGTACACTCCACTGCTCAATCGTTATTTCCAATCCTGCCTGACGAAAATTCTTCTGCAAGCGTCGTGCCACAGCTGTAGCAGCCATACCGTTGATGACGCTGTAGAGTTCGCCCCGCTTAAATTGGTTGTTTGGCATATAGTTAGTTATGCAACTATTTCCAAAATAAATCCGTTTCTTTGAATCCGCCAAGGTTCAGACCTTAAAATTTCCGGCAGAATTTTAACAGTGTCAGGACAAATCATCCATTATCGCCAATCACAGATTCACTACCATCGCTATGGCAGCGGATCCCGCGTCTTGCTTTGCTTCCATGGATTTGGTGAATCTGGTAAACATTTCGCTTTTCTGGAAAAAGCACTGGGTGCCGATTTTACGCTATATGCGATTGATATGCCTTTGCATGGACAAACCCAATGGCAGGAAGGCTTACTAATAGAACCCGAAATGCTTTGGGAATGGCTGCACTTGATGGGTATTGCTGCATCAGCGCCGCTTTATTTACTCGGTTATAGCATGGGTGGAAGGATTGCCCTGCATTTACTCACCATGCAACCCCAACG is drawn from Chitinophagales bacterium and contains these coding sequences:
- a CDS encoding N-acetylmuramoyl-L-alanine amidase, with product MKHCCTALLLLMTTLATAQNGNKPAYWLGKSVGKLPMLAYGLGDDRLGGAKMGYIDTGILLKVVDSADDLYKVQLSQYHSAYLEKQYISKDTALKQKPFYLLNSWSTRGNETEMVDLLALSMDEKLPYKSWMEIAPAKIMLDVYGVQSNSNWITQFRSLKEVKNVYFNQVEDDVVRITIELVHQQHWGYSIGYRGKSLQVRVRRQPNPKHISDLVIAIDAGHGGTNTGAKGINTGILEKEYTLLFAKAFEKQLKRKGVSTIMVRSNDTSINNVDRVLWLQEQKPHILISFHLNSSGKPEVKGVSTYYKHIGFRPLSTAVLNRMLELELNEFANVGNFNFMLNAPTDFPNTLVEVAFLSNPEDEQRIRDPKFHKAVADKVYRGVRDWLKQLK
- a CDS encoding MarR family transcriptional regulator — encoded protein: MPNNQFKRGELYSVINGMAATAVARRLQKNFRQAGLEITIEQWSVLYHLWKEDCLSQQELCNRTFRDKPSITRLIDNLEKQNLVKRMPSKTDRRINLVCLTEAARGLQQITIDLANQTMDEALVGVTKTEIETVRQVLQRVYDNLI
- a CDS encoding acyl-CoA dehydrogenase family protein; translated protein: MSTTTQQAAALKGGEWLIKESNPFNTFTPEDFNEEQRMVMDMCQQFLQTEVLPIVERIDKLEPGLMPSLLEKAGEQGLLSTSFPEEYGGLNKDFITSTIVNEGLGGGHSFSVAIAAHTGIGTLPILYFGTEAQKQKYIPKLASGEWKGAYGLTEPNSGSDALGAKTTAKLSEDGKYYILNGQKCWITNGGFADVYTVFAKIDGDKFTGFIVERGMEGFTQGAEEHKMGIKGSSTVQLYFQDCKVPVENVLGEIGKGHVIAFNILNIGRLKLCAAALGGSKHAATTSVQYAVTREQFKMPIAKFGAIKHKLAEMAIRIWVCESALYRSAKLIDDKEHELMQSGKAFADALLGAAEEYAIECAMLKVDGSEVLDYVVDEGVQIHGGNGFSDEYIISKAYRDSRINRIYEGTNEINRLLTVDMVLKRAMKGKLDLMTPAMNVQKELMSIPDFGAEEEGAFAKEVKYINNFKKAILMVAGAAVQKLMMQLEKEQEVLMAIADMAIQTFNAESALLRVMKMADATGNTNSLQADMMRTYLYDAADRINKAGKDALNRFAEGDELRMMHIGLKRFTKVEPFNAIAARRRIAEEMIAKNSYCF